The following is a genomic window from Candidatus Methylomirabilota bacterium.
GCCGGAGCAGGCTCCGGCGGCTATGGCTGGCTGGCGCCGAAGGAGAAGGAGCGCGGGCTGGCTGGGCCGGTCTACTTCGTCAGGATCAGCTTGTCCGCCTTGGTGATGAACAGCCTGTACTCCTGGCCGTGGTGGACGACCACGATCTCCCGTTCCCCGCGGAAGAGCTCGGAGCTGGAGACGCGCACGACGGGCGGCGGCCCGAGGCCCGCAGGGCGGAGGGGCCGTGTGTCCTCGGCGCTCATGGCTGGGTCGGATCCGCGAGGGGGACGGCGGCCGGGGTCCGGCGGCCGAAGAGCACGATGCCCATCACGAGGAGGTACGCGACGTAGACGCAGATCTCGGGGAAGGTCGG
Proteins encoded in this region:
- a CDS encoding hemin uptake protein HemP encodes the protein MSAEDTRPLRPAGLGPPPVVRVSSSELFRGEREIVVVHHGQEYRLFITKADKLILTK